The sequence CGTGCTGTGCAGTGGCTACAACGCTCTGAGGCGCACCGAGcaggatgacgacgacgacgacgacctcGACGACACGGAAGTCCTGCCCGACGACCTCCGTGGAGAAGTCCCTACGAgcaaggcggcgcagcgtcaacagcaccgccttcgcAAGGACGCGCTAGACGAGGACCTCTACATCCTCTCCGTCACCGATCCTGGGTGGAACCCACACCGCTACCACAACATCACCCAAGCCTACTCCCAGCTTGTGTGCGACACCATTTTCTCCAGGTTCAGTGCGAACATTATGCCAAAGCTATGCAACACCTTTGAAAAGCACGATTCCACGGCTGTCCTGCTGGCGATCCAGAGCTTCTCGACTGTGTGCAACACAAATGTCATGACGACCATTCTGGATGGCATTCTCAGCGTCAGCTCGAACATCGCGGCGCAGACAGCGAGAAatgatggcagcagcagcagccgtatCGGCAAGGCCGGCAACGCCCCTCTCAACTCTAAGCGCCGTGTCATTTTGGATATTGCGTGCGCCGTGGTGCCACAGCTGTCGTCGGAACATGTCATGACTCTTTTCCGGGACCTCATCGAGCCCATCCTGATGGACCCCACACCGGAATCTCGGCTCCTGCAGAAGAAGGCGTACAAGCTTCTCTACGCCATGTTTGAACACCGCATTAAGGATATCTTtccagtgctgcagcgcattctCGGGCTGCTCTCCATCAGTCGCCAGCATGTCACTATCTCTGGTCTCAAGATGCGCATTCGCTGCCTTTCCTGGGCCCTCGACGCGTGCAAGATGTACTACCCTGCCGAGCTGCTAGCTACCATCCGCTCGCTCGTTGGTGAGGTGGTCCTCTTCTCGCGTGAGCGCTCGAGCGAGACGCGGGCGATGACGATGGATGTGCTCGAGAAGATGCAGCGCTACATgaccgccgccggcgctcCGGTaaatgcgctgctgctcatggtGATTGCCGGGCTCTCAGGCAAGACGCCGATGATGGTGTCAAGTACAGTAGTGTGCATGGCGAAGGTGGTGTATCTAACTCACAACCAGCTGCCAGAGGCGGACCTGCAGGCCGCCATGGCCGTCGGATTCCAACTCATGGAGTCGAAGGAGGTCGAGGTGCGCACGGCGGCCGCTATTTTCGCTCGGATGGCGCTCAAGCTGACGAAGCGAAGTCCCGCCGTGAAGGCGGCCGTGGCCAAGTCGCTGCCAAAGCTCCTCTATGCCATCGCCCTCGTCACGTCCCAGCCGAGTGTGTCGAGCAACGCGCGCATGCAGCTTCGTGTACTTCTGGAGAAGTGCTTGAAACGCTTCCCCATTGAGCAGATTGACCCTATCTTCCCCCTTGGTAGCAAGAATTTTCTTCGCTACACGCAGAAGATGATGAGGCGCGAGGAGAAAAAGTCCGAGAAagagctgaagaagcgcaaggagaagcagcaaaACGAGTTTGACAAGCTTTTCATTGGCGCTGCCATGAACGCCGGGCGCGAGGATGCAGCCGAGGAGGACCTGCTGGAGACCGGTGCACTGAGCAGCTTTGTTGCCAAACACACCGCACCAGTCTTTCAGGGCTTCGGCAGTGCCACCATTACCGTTGGTGGTGATATGGACGACAAGGACGATGAATACGACAACATGGTGCTTGACTTTCAGAGCGACGGAAAGCTGCGCATCATCAGCAAGGAGGAAAAgcgcgcggaggaggctCACAAGGCCCGCCAGGAAATGGCtgagcggctgctgcggcggagcAAGGGCCTAGTGAATGCCTCTTCCTTGAACGACGAGGCGAGTGCGCGTCCAGGAAAGCGCTCGCGTGCAGAGGACGAGGACTTCACAAATGAAGAGCTCACGCTGCGCTATGGCAGTCGCGTCACGGAAGATGCGGCTCAGAAGGCCACCGAAGTGTACAGAGGGGGCCGTGGCTCCGTTGGCCCCAgtgcgctgcaggtggcgcGTCTGCGTGACCAGAAAGCGGCGAAGCGCGAGATAAAACGCCAgcgtgtggaggaggacattCGCAAGGGTGACGAGTTCCGCGGCACGGGGGACGGCGATGTGAAACGTGGCAACATTGACCCCTTCGCATACGTGCCGCTTAACCGTCGTTACATGAACCGCCGCAACGCCCGCCATGCCGTGCACCGCTTCAAGGCTGTGACCAATAAGCACCTGAAGGGCCACAAGGCAAAGGCCGCGAAGGAGGCAAGGGGCAAGTGAGTTGATGGTCTGCCGCAGTTCTCATGTCGGTGTGCACGATGTGCTAGCGCCGCCCCTTTGGGGTGTTTTTGCGCCTTTCCCCTTCCGCAGTCACGTGGCCCTTTATCGCCTTGGCTGCGCTGGCCCATGATAATCAGGTTGTATAGTGTGACCTCTGCGACCCGGATGCACTCCATCGTCTTTTCTCCactgtgtctctgtgtgtatctAACAACGAACGGACTTAAATTATGTTTGCCTCCGCGTCTGAGTGCAGCCATTGTTCTTGTGCTCTCTGACTTCCGCGTCGCTAAGAGTCTGTCTGACTTTAGGGGAATGATCGGCAGACTAAGTGAATGAATGAAAcgtggcagtgctgcaggaTGTGGAAGGCACAAAGAGCCGCCCCTTCTCCCACTGGGCTTTCCCATGGACTGTGCAGCGGTTGGAGTAGGGTGAGGAAGTGATAGGATGCAATGGCTGTGATGACAGATGCTTTACCATATCTGTGTACTCGCACCACTGCACTCGCTACCTCTCGTGCCCTGACAGGTCACAACGCCCAGCAGCAAAGAGACCGGGTGGGGGAGCATTGTATGAGGAGGCGTGTGACGTAGGCTCTGCGAAGGAAATCACAGCACgacggaagaaaagaaaaggggacTGCccatcttttctttcttctgaCGATTGTTCCCGAGTTCAGCACAGTTGTGAGCCAAAAGTATCGTATACTGTTTTGAACTCAGAGAGCGTAAGCGCGGGTGAGGGCTAGCTAACGTGATCCGCTAAGAGACTCGGGTCTGCGACTTTCCGCCTTTCagcccttcctctttccttttctcttgagctctgctgctgccccccctccccccacacacacctccttcGGTGTACACGCATTCAACCACGTTCATCGTCTCTGCACACAGGCTTTGGCTTTCACTCGCTATCGTATATCGCAGCCctgaccaccaccaccaatacacacagagaagcgaGTGAGACTTCTGCACCTTCCTGCCTTATGCCCACGTAGGTCTTACCGGGACTTCTTGTGTCTACTCTTTTTTTCATTGCTTTTACGTGCCTTGCCAGTGCATCAGGTCTTTGGTGTGcttcctccgtctctctcccccaccccctccccccacttcAACTGCGTTCACTCCCTTCGCACAAAGAAACGAACGCAAAACGTTCCTCAAGGCGACGCTACAGCTTCGTGTGCCACGTTTACTCGCGCACAGGCTCAACCCCTGCCTTGTAAACATGGAGGCGTACAAGAAGCTCGAGACGATCTTTACGAAGATCTATCACCTGGACCACTTCCTCAGCCTGGGCCACTGGGACATGAACACAAACATGCCCCCCAAGGGCGAGGACGCGCGCGGCgaggcgatggcggtgctggGGGAGCTCCGCTTCAGCTTCATAACGGCACCAGAGGTGAAGGACCTGATTGAGAATGCGACCAAGGGCAGTGGCGAACTGAATACAGTGCAGTGCGCGAACTTGCGGGAGATGACGCGTGCGTGGaagagcgccaccgccttgtCGACTGAGTTCGTGGGCCGCAAGATGCGCCTCACGacacgcgcgcacagcgTGTGGCGCGACAGCCGCACCACAAACGACTTCAAAAAATTCCTGCCGGTGCTGAAAGACCTGGTTGAGCTCGCCCGAGAGGAAGGTTCCTACCTTGCTGCCGGcacttccctctctccgtaCGAGGCGCTCATGAACCAGTATGAGCCGGACATCACGACCCAGAAGCTGGATGAGGTGTATGCAAGTGTGAAGTCATGGCTGCCGCAGTTGCTGAAGGACATTCTGCAGAAGCAGTCTGGCGACTCGGTGATCGAGTACTCGCAGAAGTTTCCGCAGAACAAGCAGGAGGCACTCTGCAGGGAGTTCATGAAGGTGTGGCGCTTCGACATGGACGCCGGTCGTCTCGACGTcagcccccacccctgcacGGAAATGACAAAGGAGGACTGCCGAATCACGACAAATTATGTCGAGGAGACGTTTGTGCAAAGCCTGTACGGCGTCATCCACGAGGTTGGTCATGGCAAGTACGAGCAGAATTGTGGCCCGCGCGAGCTTATTACGCAGCCGGTGTGCAACGCGCGCTCTCTTGGCATACACGAAAGCCAGAGCCTCTTTGCAGAGTTTCAGATAGGCCACGCGACGGCCTTCATCGACTATCTCACGACTCGCCTACCCGAGTTCTTCGAGGCACAGCCAGCTTTCTCGCAGGAGAACATGCGCAAGGTtctgcagcgcgtgcagcctGGGTACATTCGCATCGATGCCGACGAGGTGTGCTACTTGCTGCATGTGATCCTGCGTTACGAGATCGAGCGTGACCTGATGATGGGCAAGATGGAGGCGGACGATGTGCCACGCGTGTGGAGCGAGAAGATGCAGGCCTACCTGGGTCTCTCAACGACTGGCCGTGACGATGTTGGGTGCCTCCAGGACGTGCACTGGTCCATGGGCTCGTTCGGCTACTTTCCGACCTACTCACTTGGTGCCATGTATGCGGCACAGATTATGGCGAGCATCCGAAAGGAGATTGGTGACGACAAGGTGGATCAGTGCCTGCGCACCGGTGAGCTCGATTCCATCCTGGAGaagcagagggagaagatCTGGGACCACGGGTGCGTGTACAACACAGACGACCTGGTGCTGCGTGCGACGGGCGAAGTGCTAAACCCcgagcacctgcgccgccacctggaGGCGCGCTACCTAAAGTAGTGAGCCATGAATGGCTAAAAGAGACGCTCTCAGCACCTGACGCGTCTTCGTACTTTTTTTGCCTGTTGTGCCACCCTTGCACGCCAGTCTTCTAACACACATCCCGTCGTCTTGGCTGTCGCTGTTTGGCGGAGAAGGGACGGTACAGTGGAACAGGGTTAGAGACGTGCGCCTGTGCAGCAGTCTTACATTGATCAAAATAGCACCGAGGAAACTCAGTAAACCAACGCACTGCGATGGAGTAGATGGATTCGTGATTGTGAGCCTTTCGTAGAGCTTCTGCTCGACGATACTCTGCAGAGCTACTTGGGCCTCCAcactgcgctctctcttctgttatatattcttttttttttttttgtaaAATCAAAAGCACCGCAGTCCTGTTAAGCACTGCTTTCACGAGCCCTAAccacgcctctctccctctccccctttctggGCTTCTCTGGCCGGTGATGATGGCGCACACCACAAGAGCTTTACTTTTCACGTTCTTTACCGAAACTTTGTTGCCGAGTAGTTTCCCTTTGTGTTGCGTTCTCCGTAACATCTTCTGCGCCTCGTTTTCTCTACCCTACCATCTTGTCAACCCCCGGTGCCAGGAACACCTCAGTGTCGCATCACGGCTCAGTACCCCACTcggtgtgtggggaagcggggccgccgccaccgccccctcctctctctctccccccccctgccacacgccgagccacttctggtggtgacaggcCCACGTGCCCACgacgtggggggggggcgcacgAGCAATgtaccgctgctgatgccggcaGTCAGCTCCCGGGTGGCGTTGCGccggagcgacctgcgacagcgagcaCGCTTGTACCACGCATAGCatgggcggggtggggaggcGACTCGAATGTGTCTCACTCCCGGCCCCACACTGCCTGGTGGTGGGGCGCCTGCGTGTCACCCCGAGGGGGATGCACGACGTgtggcgacctgcgaggcgggggtgggtgggtgacgTTGGGGTCAGGGGCCGTGCTCGCATcgctgagtcggcgcactgctgtagcgcgtgcGTCGGCGGCCGCTTCGGCCCATGTGAGGGGCGTGCGACAGGCGCGGTCGATATAAGTCGCCCGCATGTTCCATGGTGGAGTGGGCAcgtggagaagaagaaactCTCTGCTCACAACTTGCCGCTCTCAATACattctcctttctctgtgtCTCGCGCTTACATACATGTACACTCCTGCACACCTCACTTTCACTGTGCTACAACGAATGAGAGCAGCAGAACAACAGTAGGGCTTTCATCCTCACATCCCACCTCACCACACTTtgtttgcccccccccccccctctcccccggTACCACCACTTATCTCCTGCTGTCCACACATCCCTGGGGATcgtcttttctcttctcggtttttttttttgagcTCTCCACTTCGCTTCTTGTGTTGTCGCGCCGCCGTTCTGGGAGCAGAGTGGGGTTGTCTGCCAGCGTTTCTTCGAAAGCGGCACCGCTGGTTCGCTCgtgccccccttttttccccttttttagGCGGGTGTTGTTTTCTTGTCTGTCAGTTAAtgtttgtttctcttcaAGACGCCCCGTAGCATCGCCTTTATACAGAGAAAGGGAGTGGGACGCAAAGGGTCTGGCAATGGCAGAGTCCATCTCTTTTGTGAAGGGGGAGCTGGTCGTGCCAACGCACCCCATTATCCCCTACATTGAGGGTGAGGGAATCGGGAAGGAGATCACAGAGGTGGCGCATCGCGTTTTcgacgcagcggtggcgaaggAGTACGGTGCGACGCGGAAGATCTCGTGGGTGGAAGTGCTCGCAGGGGAGAAAGCGTTCGAGAAGAAGGGCACTTGGCTGCCAGCGGAGACCATCGAGGCATTTGACAAGTACCACGTAGGCATGAAGGGCCCACTAGGGACGCCGGTCGGCGAAGGAATTCGCTCACTAaacgtggtgctgcgccgcgagcTGGACTTGTTTGTGTGCCAGCGTCCTGTGCGATGGTTTACCGGCGTCGGCTCGCCGATCCGTCACCCGGAGTGGGTGGACATGGTTGTGTTCCGCGAGAACACGGAGGACATCTACTCGGGCATCGAGTGGGCGGAGGGTACCCCCGAGGTTGCGAAATTTGCCGACTTTCTGCAGAAGGAGATGGGCGTGACGATGGTGCGCTTCCCTGAGACAAGCGCGTATGGTGTGAAGCCAGTTTCGGTGGAGGGGAGCGAGCGACTGGTgcgtgcagcggtgcggtACGCTATTGATCACCACCTTCCGTCCGTCACCCTGGTGCACAAGGGTAACATCATGAAATACACAGAAGGAGGTTTCAAGAAGTGGGGCTACGCTTTGGCGGAGCGCGAGTTCCCTGAGGCCGTCTTCACAATGACTCAGTACGACGCCATTAAGACAAAAAGCGGcaaggaggcggcagagacAGCGCTACGAGAAGCGACGGACAGCGGCAAAGTAGTGATCAAAGATTGCATCTGCGACTCCTTCCTGCAAAACACAATTCTTCGTCCATTAGACTATAGCGTAATTGCCACAACGAACCTAAACGGCGATTACGTGTCGGACCAGCTGGCTGCTCTTGTCGGTGGCATTGGTATTTCTCCAGGGGCGAACATCAACTACACGACCGGCCACGCCATTTTCGAGGCGACCCACGGGACGGCACCGGATATTGCTGGACAAGGCAAAGCGAACCCGTCCTCGCTAATCCTCTCTGGGGCTATGATGTTTGACTACATGGGGTGGTCTGAGGTGTCGGCGCGCATCGTCAACGCACTTGAAATGGTTTTTCAAGCTAACATGGCAACGAGCGATCTTGCGCGGCAGATGGTTGGCGCAAAGTCACTCTCGACAGCAGATTTTGGGGATGCGATCATCCGGAAGATCAACGGTGAAGGGGAGTAGGGCAGGCGAGGCGCTGCAATGCCCAGCATTAAGGCTACaatgagggagagaaaatGGAACCGCGGCGGTCAAACAGCCCCTTCCGTTACTTCCCCTTTTTGCTGCACCTCTGTGGGTTTtgctgcttccctcttcctctatcttttttgttctccccttttttggTTTTGCGTACGGCTCTGTTAACCTCACGACCACcgttctcccccctctttttctttcccttccgcctcccctcAACCCTCTGTTCGTTTTCGataagtgtgtgtgtgtgtgtgtgtatgtgtgtgtgagcacTCGCTTCTTCCTTGCTGAGCTCCCCGCTGCAAGTCCATCCCCTACACGCTCGTCGGTGGCTTCAGGCAAAAAATGTACCGGACGTTTTTACTAACGATACGATAAGGAGGCGGAGAATTCGCactggcgtgtgtgtgacttTGATTGATGGAgttcttcctccttttccttctctttggATAACAATAAAAGAGACACCGGTGCGAGAGACGGATcaggtgtgtgtatgtgcctTCACATGACACCTGCTTGCCCACTCTCactcttccttccttttcttttcccgGTTTTTCTGTTCCCCCTTTGATGGAGAGTGTAGGAGAGACCTCAGGTGTCGCATCACGGCTCAGTACCCCACTcggtgtgtggggaagcggggccgccgccaccgccccctcctctctctctctctctccccccccccttccacacgccgagccacttctggtggtgacaggcCCACGTGCCCACGacgtgggggggggcgcacgAGCAATgtaccgctgctgatgccggcaGTCAGCTCCCGGGTGGCGTTGCGccggagcgacctgcgacagcgagcaCGCTTGTACCACGCATAGCatgggcggggtggggaggcGACTCGAATGTGTCTCACTCCCGGCCCCACACTGCCTGGTGGTGGGGCGCCTGCGTGTCACCCTGAGGGGGATGCACGACGTGTGAcgacctgcgaggcgggggtgggtgggtgacgTTGGGGTCAGGGGCCGTGCTCGCATcgctgagtcggcgcactgctgtagcgcgtgcGTCGGCGGCCGCTTCGGCCCATGTGAGGGGCGTGCGACAGGCGCGGTCGATATAAGCCGCCCGCATGTTCCATGGTGGAGTTGGCGTGCTGATTTTTTCTTTCTGATTAAAGCGTCTTGTTCTTGTGTTGCGCTtgccatctctctctctctctctcacactgTGTCTtcctctgtctgtgcgtgcggctgagggggggggagggggagtgcgCACTGCCGGTTTTTTGATGAGATTTTTGTATGTCTTTTACTTTCGTGTGCCTTCTGTTGTGTGTTCGCTGGCCGACTCGTCCACAGGTGAGGTGACTGGTGCGTCAAatctctttctttccgccGCTGTCCATTTCCCCACTGTCATCTAGCGTTGTGCAACCAAACGCATAGGCGCTCATATTCTTACCCGCTGGCTTCTTTCCCGCTCCCGCTGATACAGTGCTGTGGATGGATGAGTGACTCACCTCTTGTGTGTGACGGATGcccgcctcttcccccctcccctccgtgGTAAGTAGGGCGTCAGTAGAAGTCGTTTCCTTGCTTGCTTTGGTTTCTTTGTTCAACTCTCCTGGCTGTCTGGTGCAGTGACCCAGTTGAGGTTGAAACGAACTGAAGGACAGCTGTCTAAAGACTtgtaagtgtgtgtgtgtgtgtgtggaggagaggTCGAAGGCACGAAAGGAacgacaacagcaacagaCAAGACGAGAAGAGAGTGCAGGCATGGGCGCCTCCCTCTCGGTCCCCGGTACTCCCGTGTGCTCGAGctgtgtcgtcgtcgttcatggaaaacaaaagaagaaaagaaaacgaatCAAAACAATACGACGCATCGTcatgggagagagggggagagacgaGGTGGACGAACTACAGTTTACACAGAGCCTGGAATAGGAGCAAGCAAATCACGACGCATATCCGAGAGCGCGTCCCTGTTTCGCAATACGCGCACGGggagcagcgcagagggTGGCGCCCAGCTGCGTGGGGCTTGGGATGTGTACCTGAATTGCTTGTGGAACGGTATCGTGAGTTGCACCTCAAGAGTTTGTAGAACGCGTCTTCGAGACGCAATAGAAGGACGTTTCTGCCTTCACCTCCAGCTCTGCGCTCTCCGTCTATTTCTATAGAAGCTGTAGCGAGCAGCTGAGTTGGCTAGGTGTCTCCGCGAACACAATGGGTTTCTTTGCGTGTCGGTGCACACTTTGACACGCCACTGTACAGCCTCTCACTCATgaccctctcctcttcgcagTTGCGACCTCTTTGCTACAGCGCGCTTCTCATTCCATGTAGAGATGTTCACCGTCTGCTTCCTTGTTTTCCGTCTTCTGCCTTCGCCGTCGACTAGACGAGCCTTCTCGCCACAGTGTGAcgcctcccttttcttttcctcttctacTGCCCTCAGGTAAGGCACAGCACCCTCTACCCTTCTCTCACTTTCTTCACCGTGCCCGTCGCCACAGAggcttttctctctgtgctctttACGGGgagaaacacacgcacgcgttCCTCCGTgacttcctccccctttccccccctctctctctctttcgacCTCTGTCACTCTCGGGCTGCGACCGGGTGCCTCTCCCTGACTTGCCCGTCTGCCCATTTTGATAGTCTCAtttcgcctcctccgcaccACCCTCTGTGCTGTGCATGTCTtcctttttgtgtgtctccATCGAGcgaaagcaaagaaaaaggcgtTCGAGGCGTACGGGGGAGCTGTGGCAGCTGTGTTGAACAGTGCAACCGCTACCACCGCGTGAGGCGGCTTGCGCCGTGAGACGGGCACATTATAATGCCGTTGAAGCGATGGAAAGCCTGTGGCGACGCTACGGTGTCGCTCAAGTGGCAaatgggggggggcagcagaTAAACGCCTACATCAACCTTCTACCGGCTGCCGCGACGGGTATACAGGGGCTGAACGAGATTATCGAGGTGAACCTGCACGAGATGTGCCACCACTACTTGCCCGAGCGGACATTGCCGGCGGCGTTCGTGAGCCGCAAGTCAAATTTTGCGACAGAGATGGCCGTCCAATGGTCAAAGGCGCGTGGCATAGGACCACCGCGTTCTGTGAGGTAGAGTTGCAGCACATGTATCGAGCACGGGCCTGAGGAGGCGCGTTtaccgcagcgccacctgtAGCACAGAAATGTAACAATCCATCCTTCACCCGTCCGAGTCCGGCATGTAGCTGAAGAGCATTGCTGCGGTCATTTTCAATGATATGAAGGTTTGGTGGTCACCGCTGCTGAAATGTGCCCTTGCGACATGCAGGGGAGTAATAAAAATACAGTTTCGCTGCTTGGGCCTCTCCTGGTTGATCAGCAGAAGCTGTTCTGCAAGTTCATGGTGCAaatttgtgtgtgtatgtgtggggagggggaggggtagggaggggaggtgttGGCATTGAGGCTGGCTGTCTAGACCCCAGCTCGCACCTCTTCACCGGCATCGCGTGAGAAGACATTCATCCCCATAAACTACAGCACTGCCACGTACCCGAAAGGGAGGCCTATGCCAATTTAGGAGATGGAGCACCCCCGCTACAGCGTAAGCCTCTGCCCCACTCGCAAGCACCGGCAGTCCATCACGGAGGTCCGCTTCCAGGTCATTTATAAAAGGCAGTCTCGCAGGACTGAGGTTGTTGTCGGTCTCTCCGTCATTTTTGCCAAGCACGTGATGCCAGTGCTGCGTTGCTTAGCGATGTCACTGAACTCATCTCTGTAGAGAGTGTGCGCTACGTGCGCAAGGGCGTGCAACCAGACTTCAACGGAATCACGACGGATGAGGCGTAGTACCCGCTCTACACCCTTCACTGCTGTGAGGTTGAACGAGAGTTCATGGAGGGCTGGTGAGAGGTGGATGGCTTGCCACTTTTGTGCAACGAGAAGTGTCAGGGTCATCTGGTTCTGCCCAcagggggaggtggggtgTTGACTTGGGTCGTCTGGGGGACACTCATTGGTGGTTGTGCATGCTTGGGTGCTTCCCCATCTACGCACTAGGACCCatgtgcgctgcgctgctgatggcAAGCATCAATCAAGAACTCGCGAAAGCGATGTGAGACGAGTCCATTCTTActggacagcagcagcctatCGTGAAGGAGC comes from Leishmania braziliensis MHOM/BR/75/M2904 complete genome, chromosome 33 and encodes:
- a CDS encoding putative carboxypeptidase encodes the protein MEAYKKLETIFTKIYHLDHFLSLGHWDMNTNMPPKGEDARGEAMAVLGELRFSFITAPEVKDLIENATKGSGELNTVQCANLREMTRAWKSATALSTEFVGRKMRLTTRAHSVWRDSRTTNDFKKFLPVLKDLVELAREEGSYLAAGTSLSPYEALMNQYEPDITTQKLDEVYASVKSWLPQLLKDILQKQSGDSVIEYSQKFPQNKQEALCREFMKVWRFDMDAGRLDVSPHPCTEMTKEDCRITTNYVEETFVQSLYGVIHEVGHGKYEQNCGPRELITQPVCNARSLGIHESQSLFAEFQIGHATAFIDYLTTRLPEFFEAQPAFSQENMRKVLQRVQPGYIRIDADEVCYLLHVILRYEIERDLMMGKMEADDVPRVWSEKMQAYLGLSTTGRDDVGCLQDVHWSMGSFGYFPTYSLGAMYAAQIMASIRKEIGDDKVDQCLRTGELDSILEKQREKIWDHGCVYNTDDLVLRATGEVLNPEHLRRHLEARYLK
- a CDS encoding putative isocitrate dehydrogenase, giving the protein MAESISFVKGELVVPTHPIIPYIEGEGIGKEITEVAHRVFDAAVAKEYGATRKISWVEVLAGEKAFEKKGTWLPAETIEAFDKYHVGMKGPLGTPVGEGIRSLNVVLRRELDLFVCQRPVRWFTGVGSPIRHPEWVDMVVFRENTEDIYSGIEWAEGTPEVAKFADFLQKEMGVTMVRFPETSAYGVKPVSVEGSERLVRAAVRYAIDHHLPSVTLVHKGNIMKYTEGGFKKWGYALAEREFPEAVFTMTQYDAIKTKSGKEAAETALREATDSGKVVIKDCICDSFLQNTILRPLDYSVIATTNLNGDYVSDQLAALVGGIGISPGANINYTTGHAIFEATHGTAPDIAGQGKANPSSLILSGAMMFDYMGWSEVSARIVNALEMVFQANMATSDLARQMVGAKSLSTADFGDAIIRKINGEGE